The sequence AATACCTCCAATTTAGATTGGGCATGCATTTATGTCTTGAACGGAAACAGTGACATAAGCAGGACAAAAATAGCGAGGATGTCAAAATGGAAGCTCTGATAAAACAAAAGCCAATCTCAGCCCTCCATGAAATTCTCAAATGGTCTGCCAGCCGACCCGAGTGGCAGCGGGATGCACTTCGACGTATAATCATCAAAGATGCCCTGGATGCAGGTGATATCAAGGAATTGAACCAGCTCTGTCGTGCCAAGCATGGGATACTGCAGGTTACAGAATCAATTGCGAAAGCAGAAGTCCTTGACGAATCCCTCATTCCACCGAAGTCTGGCTCAGAGGCATCAGTAACACTTGTATCAATCGGCAACCTGCAAAATGTAAATCGTCTTCCATCTGATCAGACTATTCCGTTTGGAACGGGTCCAAGTTTGACACTCATATACGGAGATAATGGCACGGGCAAGTCTGGCTATGCTCGCGTTATCAAAAAGATGTGTCGCACGCGTGGAGCACTCCCGGAAATTCGTCCCAATGCGTTTGCAGCCGTACCCACCAATCCGCCATCAGGTACCGTTGTCTGCCGTATTGCGGGCACAGATTATCCATTACTTTGGCAAGACGGAACACCGTCCGATCCTCGCCTATCCAACGTGTTCGTCTTCGATACACATACGGCAGAGCACTATCTGGAACAGGATAGCCCGGCAGTATTCACCCCTAACGGCTTAGATGTGTTGCCGAAGTTGTCCAATGTTTGTGATTCGATAAGCCAACTGATCAAGCAGGACATTGACCGCGTTAAAGCTGACATTGAAGCGGCAGCAAAAAACTGGAAGTACAATGCAACCACTTCTGTAGGAAAGCTTCTTGATGGATTGAGCGCAGATACGAAGCCAAGCCATGTAGAAGCATTATCTGGACTTGATGAACGGCAAAATAACCGTTTAAAGGATCTTGCCGAAGCACTTAAGTCAGACCCAAAGCAAAAAGCGAAAGAAACTCGTGCAGCCGCAGCACGATTAAATATCTTTGCAGGGAAGATAGCGGAAACTTATACTAACCTCTCCGTAACGCAAATATCAGACATCCACAAACTGGTTGAGGATGCCAAGGAAGCTGAAAAAGTTGCGAAGTCATTTGCAACTGGCCATTTTGATGTGTCTTATCTTTCTGGCACTGGCGAAGAACTATGGCGCAGCTTGTGGGAGGCCGCAAGATCATTTTCGGTTTCTTCGGCATACAAAAACCAAGCTTTCCCTGTAACTGCCGATGGAGCACGGTGTGTCCTTTGTCAACAAAATCTTGAGCCACCTGCCATTGATCGCCTTCAAGCATTTGATGCTTTCTGCAAAGATCAGAGTCAGAAACTTGCAGAACAGGCTCGAAGAAGATTGAAAGAAGCCTTTGAAAAGATTCAGAAGATGGAGGTTCTCGATCCTGAATATATTAAGGTCCAGGCCGATTTGGTAGCAGTAACAAAAACCGAAACAAATAACATAAGTGAGTTTGTCAAAAAAGCCGATGAATGTCTGACAACGATAAAGAACAATTTGAAAGGTGGTGTATGGGAAGAACCTGCGCTGATTCCCTTATCGCCGCCCAAAAATGTTGAGGGCATCCCACTACGTGCGGACGCAGAGGTGGCATTGCCGCGTCCAGGACTGGCAGATGATATCACTGCGATAGCAACCAGTCTGGAAGAACGTGCAAATACAGAGGAATCGGCTGAAGATCCCGAAATTCGCAAAAAGCTGGTAACAGAACGCGATGAATTAGCGGCCCACGATTGGCTTTCGGGTGTGAAAACCGATGTACTCACTCAAATTGATAGATACAAACAAGTCGTAAAATTAGGAACGTGCCAAAGAGACACTTTAACCACCCAAATAACAACAAAAAATAGCGATTTGACCAAGCAGATCGTGACGGATACCTTTTGCCAGCGGTTCAAGGATGAAGCCAAGGAATTAGGACTGAGCACGATATCCGTGAAGCTTGAGGAAATCAAAGGAAAAAAGGGAGAGATGAGATTTGGCGTACGGCTTGATTCTAATGCAACTTGCACTGTCAGGGATATTGCCAGCGAGGGAGAAAATCGCTGTATAGCTCTTGCCGCGTTCTTAGCCGAGTTGTCACAGGCTTCGCATCAATCTGCACTTGTATTTGACGACCCCGTTTCGTCATTTGACCATCGGTACCGCGAGAAGACTGCAGCACGTCTTGTTAAAGAAGGTAAGGTCAGGCAGGTTATTGTATTTACGCATGATGTAGTTTTTTTGAATGATTTAAAGATTTATGCAAATGATAACGAGGTTCCCTTGGAGCCCTTCTACCTCGAATGGAATAGTGGCAGACCAGGGCAGTGTATCAAAGGACTGCCCTGGGACTGGAAATCGGCAGATGACCGCTTCGACAAGCTGGAAAAGGAACAAAGAGCAATTGCAAAAGATTGGAACCATGCTCCGAATGAAGACAATATCCAGTCTATCAGGCAGGCCTATAGCTGGCTTCGAGCCACTTTAGAACGAATCGTCGAGAAAGAGATCTTGGCAGATGTGGTATTTCGGTATCGGTCATACATTGATGTCAAAAAACTTGATCGTGTGGTAGGTTTCCAAGAGAGTGAGTGCAAAGAGTTGCAGCGGCTTGTGAAGCGTTGCAATGACGTAACCGAGGCCCACGATCCAGCGGGTAAGCATGCTGCAGTTCCCTCACCAGATGACTTTAAGGCAGAGATTGATGCCACAAAACAGCTTGTGAAACAGATTCGTAACCGAAGGAAGACAGAATAATTAACCGCAGGTTCGGGGGTAGCCGACGAGTGTCTCATCCGTAGAAAGGCAGCATAGACGTAAGGTGTCTCGTAGGAAATATGCCAGAAATAAAGGATAGATTCACTAAATCAGCCAAATTATGTTTGGAGAATAGCCAACGGCTTCTTAATGAGGCTGAACTTTTGGAATTTGAAGATCCACCATCAACAAGATATTTTCTATCCATGATCGCTCAAGAGGAGTGTGCCAAAGGATTTATGTTATTTTTAGTATCTATAAAAGTAATTCCTTGGAATCCTCTAATTTTTCGAGCAACACGTGATCACAGATGTAAACAATTATTGTGCGTTGTAATTGACTTTCTTACGGATGATAATGAATTCATAAATAGAATTAACAGTTTTATATTAGAAAACAAACGGTTGGATATTCCAGCAAGAGTAAATGATTCTATGTTTATCCTCCGCCA comes from Deltaproteobacteria bacterium and encodes:
- a CDS encoding AAA family ATPase; translation: MEALIKQKPISALHEILKWSASRPEWQRDALRRIIIKDALDAGDIKELNQLCRAKHGILQVTESIAKAEVLDESLIPPKSGSEASVTLVSIGNLQNVNRLPSDQTIPFGTGPSLTLIYGDNGTGKSGYARVIKKMCRTRGALPEIRPNAFAAVPTNPPSGTVVCRIAGTDYPLLWQDGTPSDPRLSNVFVFDTHTAEHYLEQDSPAVFTPNGLDVLPKLSNVCDSISQLIKQDIDRVKADIEAAAKNWKYNATTSVGKLLDGLSADTKPSHVEALSGLDERQNNRLKDLAEALKSDPKQKAKETRAAAARLNIFAGKIAETYTNLSVTQISDIHKLVEDAKEAEKVAKSFATGHFDVSYLSGTGEELWRSLWEAARSFSVSSAYKNQAFPVTADGARCVLCQQNLEPPAIDRLQAFDAFCKDQSQKLAEQARRRLKEAFEKIQKMEVLDPEYIKVQADLVAVTKTETNNISEFVKKADECLTTIKNNLKGGVWEEPALIPLSPPKNVEGIPLRADAEVALPRPGLADDITAIATSLEERANTEESAEDPEIRKKLVTERDELAAHDWLSGVKTDVLTQIDRYKQVVKLGTCQRDTLTTQITTKNSDLTKQIVTDTFCQRFKDEAKELGLSTISVKLEEIKGKKGEMRFGVRLDSNATCTVRDIASEGENRCIALAAFLAELSQASHQSALVFDDPVSSFDHRYREKTAARLVKEGKVRQVIVFTHDVVFLNDLKIYANDNEVPLEPFYLEWNSGRPGQCIKGLPWDWKSADDRFDKLEKEQRAIAKDWNHAPNEDNIQSIRQAYSWLRATLERIVEKEILADVVFRYRSYIDVKKLDRVVGFQESECKELQRLVKRCNDVTEAHDPAGKHAAVPSPDDFKAEIDATKQLVKQIRNRRKTE
- a CDS encoding AbiV family abortive infection protein — encoded protein: MPEIKDRFTKSAKLCLENSQRLLNEAELLEFEDPPSTRYFLSMIAQEECAKGFMLFLVSIKVIPWNPLIFRATRDHRCKQLLCVVIDFLTDDNEFINRINSFILENKRLDIPARVNDSMFILRHEKIGRWESNTWVWAEDPSYEETALSVSEGRQDRVKQRSLYVELGKTGEVHATPKEITQEQANTEYEKGRRFTSFLKDLVSGEIPTSVDYENVEQGFRALFSKYVENA